The Camelina sativa cultivar DH55 chromosome 18, Cs, whole genome shotgun sequence DNA window accctaatagattttatatcttagttacaatatttatgctacttattacccatgctatattttatacaagtgtgTTTGTATTTATTACCCATGAAAATGAGTTCAAAGAAATATTAATTGTTTCGAATaatattactttaaatttgttcCTTAACGTTACAACTGTgtttatatgtatttattaactttgTTTCCAATAACCATTTCCAtagttgtttattttatttttaggttatgACTTCTGATGAGGAAGGTTTTGCAATGGTTTAGTGTTTAGGGTCGAGGAAGATTTGGACGTCTAGGTGATCATGATATGGGTTTCCAAAGCCATTTGATTCttccaaattcagtttttattttcttacacaatttagtcttaattattttcttaaaatataattaacataatttcTTTTCACAACATTATTGTTTGGGTTATACTATGTATgcactttttttctcttctcatatgtTCCATTATTTTTCCTAGCCCGAtcgattgttgatgatgtgatgatagtGCTTACCCGCAAGCAGAGCAAGGCAATGGGATTTGACCATGTGTGCAAGTTTCATCAATAAGCATTTAACAAGACTCACCTCTACCACGTGTTTATCAAGTCGAAAGATCCAAAGATCACCCTAAGCTAATCCCAATTgcattctagagagagagacggaggGAATGAGAGAGAAAAACGATGTCTTGGAGAAGTAGGAAGATTTGagttatctcttcttccatccattacatgatttttaaaaagaaaaaaaaaaagaatatctggtgaataattattttatgttctctTAGGTTATGCAGTtaacactaaaaaaagtaaCTCGATAATACAATTGtatgtttttactctttttcgttggtcattttgagtataatacaacacacacacatatatatatatatatatttaaacagaaaagtataacacaaaaagcaagttttatttgatataataatatatcattatccattaataacatttttttactcaattctaaactaaaattcagttttgcatttagtatgttcaatatatataaagtacgtgataaaaatatagaaatatctaacagagaactttcttttctaattgtaattaatcaagaaacagaaagaattCTACTTCTAGAACACAAATGCATTTGAAGTCATTTGTATAGTtcattaagattaaaatattttattgctaaaacattcaaattataataataaaagttttaagcATGTGTGAAGCATGCTGGTAATCTAtgaatatcaaaattatttttactacctttagttatctaattaatgaaattaattacaCAGAGAATGAAGAAAGAGCATGAGCTTCGGCTCAAGAATAGGTTATTCGAGAAATTGAAGCTAATGTCTCGCTCTTCTTGGAGGTGTctggttttagaagatattgatgttttatagattatgcTAAAAGCGGACAAACTAGCACATAATGTCTATGCTAAGCCGCATTTTATTTTGTGCGTAATCAATATTCTTTTTCCAAcgtaaaaaatatttgtatgtcttgattgtgcatcaaaacatgaagagctctatatattatgggatacagactaaatatttttaattagtctttcatattaacaaaattttcagtttAATGCTTAACTAATCAATAGTCATTCATTTTAAGTGAGTgagaatacttatttaaaaacaaaacaaataacaaacataaaataaattattgaagcacaaaatataaaattttaaatattttaataaatccaagatatgttaaaattattatataattatctCACGCATCACGCCAATCTACTTCTAGTAATTAAATATGATTAAGACTAAGAATGGTAGAGGCCGCGCAAACTCATGCCTCCTCTACCACAAATAATGACGCAGGCTCTCCCACTTGGGGAGACCTTAAGCTAAACACCCCTCCTCCATGTGTAATGGAGGTCACTAGCTTAGGCCACTCGTCTTCTTGATCACGAGTTGACCCCGTCTAGGTAAGTACTTTTCTCAGTCGGCCTACATCTTGTTTTATACTCTGCTTCTTCAATTATTCTTTCAGTTCTAAGCGATGTGGGATTGATATGTTCTCTTAAAAAACAACGACATGAGTTTTAATGTTATACATATGGATGGGCCATACGTTCTCTAAGCCCATAAAAGTGCATGAATATACTATCAAAATTCAAACGCTCCTTTACATACACACAGTTGATGAATCTGTATTGGGGATATGTGAGCATCTGCAAGTTTGTTAAGTGTTTGAGCATCttattgttttgctttttcttgtCATAACTATCTATTATGGTTTTCCTTCACTACCAAGTACAGCGTACATATCTTTTCAACAGGCCCGGCTCAAGTTGTTGTTGGACCTGGtgcaaaaaaatttttttttttgatatttttaagatgttaattgtatatttaataaatttagaatcatttttctcaaaaaaatattaaatcttgAGGGCTCAAagctttataatttttttttttttcaaatgaaaCCCAATGCAAAAGCACCTCTTGCACCGCATCAACGCCGGCCATGCTTTTcatggcatatatatataccaatggATTGGAGACCAATGAAGGCCGCCGTAACATGTGGTCATGTGCTCTCTAGCCTCTCTTCATCTTTAAAAAGAGTAGTGTGGGCACTACACGGTTCATCCTCTACTGAAGGCAGGGTAGAGTATCTTAAAACATGGCGTCTATTTACTCTTCACTGAACTTGGGACCATCATACTTTTGGCGAAACCAGTTGGTTACTACAACAATTTAGGCGCTACACACCATATTTGCGTACCATTTCAGCTACTTTTAGTTGAGAAAACCACAAGTtcaaatctctctgttttatacatacttgtgaattgtgatcaTTGTGAACCAAACACATTCCCATTCCTAATCTTGACACGATTTCTTAACCATCTGTTAATAGTGAGTACTTAACGTTAAggttaaacctttttttttttttggtaaaccaCCTAAACACCTAAGGTTTTTAAGCTTTAAAATGGCTTATATCAACTCAAAATTAGGAAGAGTTATAACGACGACAAGACTCACAGATTCGGGCTTCAGCTCTCTCCCTGGCTCATCATCACTTCTTAACGACGACGACAAAAAAACTCTCAACCCTGTTTCTGATcagcttctccttctctctcctcCATGGCGACGACTCTCGTCGTCTGAATTGGGTACGTTTCCCAGTTCTTCTAAATCTTATTACGCTTTTATTTCAGTACGCGGAAGTGTCCTAGATTTACGAAATTTCAGAAATTGATTCTCGATTCGAGCTGTTTAGGGTTCTGAATTCTGATTTAGCCTCTGTTATTGTTGAATTCGTGTAGGGTGTGTGAAAATCGAAGTGTAGAGGTTTGAAATTAGGGGTTTGTATTTGAATAGTTATGGATGGGAATAAGGATGATGCTTCTAGGTGTTTGAGAATCGCCGAAGACGCCATTGTTTCTGGTGATAAAGAACGAGCGTTGAAATTTCTCAAGATGGCTAAGCGTCTTAATCCAAGTCTCTCTGTTGATCAACTTGTTGCTGCTTGTGACAATCTGGGCTCAGTTTCAAAGAATCCATCTCTTGATGAAAAGCTCAAAACTGTTGATGGTGATGATAAGCTTGAGACTGGGAAGGGTGATGAGAAAAAGAAGTATACTGAGGAAAATGTTGAGTTGGTTAGGAATGTAAATAGGAACAGCGACTACTACGCGATTTTGGGTTTAGAGAAGAACTGTTCGGTTGAAGAGATTAGGAAAGCTTACAGGAAGTTGTCTTTGAAAGTTCATCCGGATAAGAACAAGGCACCTGGTTCAGAGGAGGCGTTTAAGAAAGTTTCCAAAGCGTTTACGTGTTTGAGTGATGGTAACTCGAGGAGCCAGTATGATCAGGTTGGGTTTGTTGATGAGTTTGATCATGTTCAGAGGCGGAATCGTAGGCCCAGGAGGAGATATAACACGCGGAATGGTTTctttgatgatgagtttgatccCGATGAGATATTCAGGTCGTTTTTtggtcaacaacaacaacgaaacATGTTCCGTGCTTCCCATGCTTATAGGACTAGACAAGCGCGTAACCAACCCCGACAGGAGGAGCCTAGTTTGGCTGGACCAAGCTGTTTGACGATTATTCAGATTCTACCATTCTTTCTACTTTTGTTGCTGGCGTATCTACCCTTTTCTGAACCCGAGTATTCTCTGCACAAGAGCACTTCTTATCAGATACCAAAGACAACACAGAATATGGAGATTAGCTTTTTTGTTAGATCATCATCAGCCTTTGATGAGAAGTTTCCGCTCGGTAGCTCTGCTCGGGCTAACCTTGAGGGCAACGTGATCAAAGAGTACAAACACTTTCTTTTCCAGTCTTGTCGCATGGAGCTCCAAAAACGCCGGTGGAACAAGAAGATACCAACCCCTCACTGCATTGAACTTCAAGATCGCGGATTTGTTCATAGGTAACAGCTTTTGCTTTTCCTTCACATagatattttttggattttttcatGTACTCTATACTTGTGATCCCCACGAATCATGTTTACTAAGCTCCTCCATAGTTAGAAGGCGAATTGAATAGATCGTAGAACCCATACATAGTTTATGGCAAATGCTAGTGTTAGGTTTTCTTATGGTCAAAGAACAATCATTGATGTTTAATCCTTTGTTTGGTTGACGCAAAACAGGCAAATACCGATATGATACCCGCCGAGGACTGTCCAACATTCCCTGAAGACAGCCTGATCTTGATGTTCCAGAGGTTCTTGGGCTGAACGTATAAACTGTAATGTGTAGGGAGGATAacaataatatttctttttttgtcgtATATAGAGTTGAAGATGATAATTCCTTGGAGAATATTgagaacaacaaagaagaaatgcTCATAACAGAGGTACCTGTTGCATACTCACATTATgattcataacaaaaaaaaggctGTCCAATAATTCTCTATAGAAGATACAGCAGATAACAATTCTATTACTAGTTACTATGAAAATAAGgctttgatttgtttcaatCAAATCAAGCTCTATTGATGATTTGGCGGAAATTGGTGGTCATGCTAGCTCTTTTTTGCTTCACTGTTAGAACTTTTTGGTTTAGGATTCTCGGTTCTTGGtcatatattatatcaaaaattcaATTGCTATTGTTACAACTAGATTATAAACATGGGATCATGTGAAAAATGACATATCAATTTTCAATGTATTTGAGTGTGAGAATGAGaccaaacaacataacaaaaccTGTGAGAAGAGGTCTTTGTGTTCTTCGAGGAAGAATTTAACTAACAACTCAGAGCCCTCCTGAGTTGTAATTACTTGCTTGTGCTAGCCTGGTCTGATATTTGTAGAGTCAGGTACATCAACAGGATAAGAGTCGATAAAGCCGAGCCATTTGTTTTCTGTATTGGGCTCCACGTCTCGGATGCATCTCCACACTGCACTGTTACACTTGAACCCACTTCCGAATGCAATCTGCAAGACTCTATCGCCTTCTTTCATTCTCCGTTTTGCTTCCAAGTAAGAGAGAGCGTACCAAATAGACGACGAAGAAGTATTCCCAAACCTATGTAGAGTCATCTTTGATGGCTCGATGTCTTCTTTGGTTAAGTTCAGATTCATCTCCATTGCTTGAATAACAGCTCTTCCTCCTGTATGAATGCAGAAATGCTCAAACGCTGTCTTGAAGTTTGGTGTATAAGAAGAACTCGACTTATAGATCTTTAGTTTcttattaagaatgtgttgtatcACATATTGGAATTGCTCTAGGTAAGGTAATACCAAAGGTCCGAGTGAAGTTAGGTTCATCTTCAGCATTTCTCCAGCAACACTGATTACATCTTTGGTTATCGATACCCCTTGCTTTTCCTCAGAGTCGATGTCTTGATAGATACATCGGTAAGCTCGATcatcttttgctttatttgtcCTAACAACATGCAAGAGC harbors:
- the LOC104760890 gene encoding chaperone protein dnaJ 49 — translated: MDGNKDDASRCLRIAEDAIVSGDKERALKFLKMAKRLNPSLSVDQLVAACDNLGSVSKNPSLDEKLKTVDGDDKLETGKGDEKKKYTEENVELVRNVNRNSDYYAILGLEKNCSVEEIRKAYRKLSLKVHPDKNKAPGSEEAFKKVSKAFTCLSDGNSRSQYDQVGFVDEFDHVQRRNRRPRRRYNTRNGFFDDEFDPDEIFRSFFGQQQQRNMFRASHAYRTRQARNQPRQEEPSLAGPSCLTIIQILPFFLLLLLAYLPFSEPEYSLHKSTSYQIPKTTQNMEISFFVRSSSAFDEKFPLGSSARANLEGNVIKEYKHFLFQSCRMELQKRRWNKKIPTPHCIELQDRGFVHRQIPI